GCCTCGTGGGCGCGCAGGGTGATTCACCCTTTTAATGGTTGATAAACACTTTATTACgtgaaaacacaattttaagGAATCTTATTTACAATTCACTTGgtaattgtaaattaaaaatgaaaataatgtatacaaatattttttacgtAGGCCAAATGTTCAGCCTAAGACCACTAAAGACACTCATATGTATCAGGAGGAAACAAGGATTACCGATCCTATTGTCTgaatattcttgatcaggtGTACTAACCAAGTTCCTCTGTCCATCCGCCTATGCTGgtgcctgtccgtccgtttgtgtgtccgtctgtccgtatgaacgtttAGATATTGAGTACATAATCATTGATATATCAACacaatacaaatacaaatttatgcCTTCCGAGCTGCTTAAGATTGTCTAATCCCAAATCCACTCGGTTGCAGGTGCCCATCGTGATTGTGAAGACGAAGGACATGCGCAACTCGACGAACATCTTCCTCACCAACCTGAGCATCGCGGACCTTCTGGTGCTGTTGGTCTGCACACCCACCGTCCTCGTGGAGGTCAACACTCGCCCAGAGACCTGGGTACTCGGCCACGAGATGTGTGAGTGGCTCCAGCTCCAGTGCTCCTGGTCTATTTATTCTCCCCAGCCTAATTAACTGCTGTTCTATCCAGGCAAGGCTGTGCCGTTCGTGGAGCTCACAGTGGCCCACGCCAGTGTGCTGACCATCCTGGCCATCTCGTTTGAACGCTATTACGCAATCTGCGAGCCATTAAAGGCCGGCTACGTCTGCACCAAGGGGCGGGCCATCCTCATCTGCGTCCTGGCCTGGGGCATTGCTGCACTCTTTACGAGGTAAGCGATTAGGGCCTACAGGCAGTGACACGCACTCGTACTTCTTAAATTACTTCTTAAATTATATTGGCATTATGCTAGCATTatacttttaatatattaattagttTAGTCGCTTTTCACTGCATGCTTTTTGGTGTTGGTGGTCCtatacatgtgtatatgtatactatGTGTATACACATGGTATTATCCTGTTTAGATATACTTAGTTTATGGCCTCTTTCCGTTTATTCATTTCGCTCAGTCAAGCATTCAGTTTCTCGCTCATTAATTATAAGTGTCAATCGCCATCATTTAAatgatttgtgttttgttattgggttttgcactttttttcccgttttgtttattttccattaTGACGTGGAGTTTCTGGTCGTGGTATTGGCCCCTTTTGTGCGCCATCTACGGTGGCGCGTCTATTTACATGCTAAACTGCGACTCTCGCCTATCTATTCCATTTCTACTCCTGTCCTGCCACCTCTCCTGCTCCACTTGCACCATCATTCCCATTGACATCCTTCGCCTCAAGTTCCGGACGGCCTTTGTCCAAGATCCGGGAGCGTGCCGTTATCAGCGCCCTGTCATCTTTAATAAGCACCGATGTCCGCTATCAtggatttcatttcattgacACTTTATTATTGTGCGCCCTGTCCAAGGACGAGCGGCGAccctttttaattttgcaaatCTTGCCGCGTCCATAACAATGAAATAAACAGCACATTGTCGAGCTGCCCACCCACCTCTCGGCACTCCGGGAGCCATGGGGTCATCCACAGGACACCCGCCTCTAGGCCGAGACCCATTAATTACGCCACACAAGAAGTCGGGGGCCTAAAGAAGcgcaaacattttaaaaacacattcaaacaGAATGTGTGGGCGCCACACGATGCCCATAGGCGCaaaagtgggcgtgtcaaaTCGCTGACGCACGTACAAAGCGCCCATATTATCCTTGGTGGAAAAAAATACGGCCACTGCCTGTTGACTGTCGTGGCATTTCGTTTATCGGTCTAGCCAGTTAGGATTTGGGCTGGGAAAGTGTTTAATCAGCGGCTCGGATTActcaaaataatcaaatatttaaacttgTCTGCTAGATGTATTTACAAAGTCAACAGAGCATATCCCACCAGAAATTCTAGAACTACTCACTTATCCCATTGTAAGTAGAATGTAATCACCATAATATGAATAAGAACATGTTGAGCTTTacttgaatatatttttagatataaATCAGCAATGCATAGTAATAGATATCAGATAGATACTTTAATTGTAATAAccgcttgcattttttttaatttttgatattattataatttgtaatgccctaataataaaaatatatctaaCGACCACTTACATTACAAAACTCTGAAGAGACACGGTAGAcgatttttataaacaaaaatatttcaagtcAGCTTTCCTAATTGCATATTTACCTCTTCCTCCCACTGCTTTTAGCTTAATAACCGGTATTTGAAAGTCGATTAACTTAACTATAgcgttattttttgtttcgatttatATGATATCGAATGATAGTTTTTCTAATTAACTACCAATGATTTTTAATGGCATAGTACTATATTATCTGTGCttcaacatatttttttttaacgctGACtccaagaaataaaaaacccaTCAAAACAATGGGGCCAGAAAAATTGTCCAAGACTTGAACTTCATCCCAAACTGGATCCACCTTTCGTCCATCGCCATTCGTTCATCGTCATAAACTGCTTCTCTTCCTGTCTTCTGAATCCTCCTCATTCACCCGCCACTCTTTGCCTTCTCCTCCAAAATCCAACCGTATCCATTATCCACGCCCCCGGTGACCCCGCCACCTGATTACGTTTCTTGTTTGCTTTCTCTCCCCAATCTTCGATTTTCCCCGAACAGCCCCATTCTGTGGGTGGCCGAGTACAAGCTGGCCGAGTACATTGATGGATCGTCGGTTGCCGTGTGCCTGACCCAGGCCATCACCGACTGGACGCTGGCCTTCTTCCTGATGACCATCTCAGTGTTCTTCGTGGTGCCGTTCGTGACCCTGGTGGTGCTGTACGGTATTATCGCCCGAAATCTGGTCTCCAACCGGGCGGCCATGTTGCGCGCCCGCCCCACGAAGCCTGAACTTAGTCTAAAGGCACGCAAGCAGGTGGTCCTAATGCTCGGCGCCGTGGTGCTGTCCTTCTTCGTCTGCCTGCTGCCCTTCCGCGTGCTCACCCTGTGGATCATCCTCAGCACGGACCAAACGCTACACGATCTGGGATTGGTGCGCTACTACAGCCTGCTCTACTTCTGTAGAATTATGCTGTACCTCAACTCAGCCATGAACCCGATTCTATACAACCTGATGTCGACCAAGTTTCGAAGGGGCTTCAAGCGGCTTTGCCAAGACGCTGGGCGATTACTGCTGGAGCTGGTCACGTTGGGAAGCAGGA
This genomic stretch from Drosophila yakuba strain Tai18E2 chromosome 3R, Prin_Dyak_Tai18E2_2.1, whole genome shotgun sequence harbors:
- the LOC26536246 gene encoding growth hormone secretagogue receptor type 1 isoform X2, translated to MLPQIPSYIRTTAMFFCIVIMLLGVVGNVMVPIVIVKTKDMRNSTNIFLTNLSIADLLVLLVCTPTVLVEVNTRPETWVLGHEMCKAVPFVELTVAHASVLTILAISFERYYAICEPLKAGYVCTKGRAILICVLAWGIAALFTSPILWVAEYKLAEYIDGSSVAVCLTQAITDWTLAFFLMTISVFFVVPFVTLVVLYGIIARNLVSNRAAMLRARPTKPELSLKARKQVVLMLGAVVLSFFVCLLPFRVLTLWIILSTDQTLHDLGLVRYYSLLYFCRIMLYLNSAMNPILYNLMSTKFRRGFKRLCQDAGRLLLELVTLGSRKENSSRGRRGTLSLGMGTNTNTNTSSSNAMAATSSSILSRSSNRRCSEDISRTRLKIEMQIPCGCDLEAMAMLQHSTLGKGMARRVSDSRLLPVRNHQLRRHKPQKSFDEEELQEDKLSEGKIPPKGRKNLPKIPGEIVNLPENLL